In a single window of the Pseudochaenichthys georgianus chromosome 16, fPseGeo1.2, whole genome shotgun sequence genome:
- the LOC117460448 gene encoding teashirt homolog 1-like, whose amino-acid sequence MPRRKQQDPRRAAAYAPEDENKPGEHNEEEHLQDDGLSLDGQDNEFLCNEEEEDVDGGQPPSYRDSPLSNGTNPDAGYGSPLSDTSDRLTDFKSTSSRDGQEREGTTLPFRPDNGLSFQDSLAQMKAVYANLISDASWSSITMDLMKSKPAAAGSVNSAITTPEPAPTASVSLTTTTNKSSGVNMTSSHHNGRSSNATVNHTGSASGNTNGTASSSVSSNSANSGGASNGSGVAYDWHQAALAKTFQQNPYHLLPEPSLFSTVQLYRQNNKLYGSVFTGASKFRCKDCSGAYDTLVGLTVHMNETGHYRDDNKDKEEDQGKRWSKPRKRSLMEMEGKEDAQKVLKCMYCGHSFESLQDLSVHMIKTKHYQKVPLKEPVPSLATKLMSSSAKKRALHDAIVSPCSPDSIHASSVGGGSASLGDVGTKSAGNPYVTPNNRYGYQNGASYTWQFEARKAQILKCMECGSSHDTLQQLTAHMMVTGHFLKVTNSASKKGKQLVFDPVVEEKIQSIPLPPTTTRLPVPSGVKSQPVSPALSTCSEEKREGGEDERSEGVEPMERKIKEERDDSVEKSNNDGTSYKYLREEDLEEAPKGGLDILKSLENTVSSAISKAQTGTPTWGGYPSIHAAYQLQGMKNSSTILPPMVQSMQMQPMFAGGLRGLVINPNSIIHSPRSPSSPTPLRSNVSAMEELVEKVTGKASNVKKEKEEKMVSIERCRPPSLLKSPSPALREQREQLTSPNDLSVGKPSGMRSSSPGSVDSELICKKEPKESLVDGHNNHSKNGSEMCQSPVTNGNFLGIITDHSLESPFINPLSALQSIMNTHLGKASKPVSPAGDPLSMLYKISNCMMDKPAFKTTPQGKPTEPINHYPLYESSDQPIDLSRSKATINSNNNNNNNSSSGLLTNSSVNGNKPLISLPDSVSSPLRENALMDISDMVKNLTGRLTPKSSTPSSISEKSDADGSAFEDALEDLSPVQKRKGRQSNWNPQHLLILQAQFVSSLRETSEGRFAMTDLGPQERVHICKFTGLSMTTISHWLANVKYQLRRTGGTKFLKNMDSCQPVFLCGDCASQYRTPSAYIGHLESHLGFSLKDLSKLSTEHLREQQAASKVITDKITFGRPLSALTTAEDDTSSVYQCRLCNRTFVSKHAVKLHLSKTHGKSPEDHLVFVTALEKLEKMEKV is encoded by the coding sequence CGTACGCGCCCGAAGACGAGAATAAGCCAGGCGAACACAATGAAGAAGAGCACCTGCAGGATGACGGCCTCTCATTAGACGGCCAGGACAATGAGTTTCTGTGcaacgaggaagaagaagatgtggaTGGAGGCCAGCCACCTAGCTACAGAGACTCTCCGCTCAGCAATGGCACTAACCCTGATGCTGGATATGGGTCCCCGCTCAGCGACACCAGCGACCGGCTGACAGACTTTAAGAGCACCTCATCCAGGGACGGTCAGGAGAGGGAAGGCACGACTTTACCCTTCCGTCCCGACAACGGCCTGTCTTTCCAGGATAGCCTGGCACAGATGAAAGCCGTCTATGCAAACCTCATCTCAGATGCCTCTTGGTCTAGCATCACAATGGACTTAATGAAATCTAAGCCTGCTGCAGCCGGCAGTGTCAATAGTGCCATCACTACTCCGGAACCTGCCCCTACTGCTTCTGTCTCCTTAACCACGACCACAAACAAGAGCAGCGGGGTAAACATGACTAGCAGTCACCATAatggcaggagctccaacgctACTGTGAACCACACAGGCAGCGCAAGTGGCAATACTAATGGCACAGCGTCGAGCTCTGTTAGCAGCAACAGTGCAAACAGTGGTGGGGCAAGCAATGGTAGCGGTGTGGCCTACGACTGGCACCAGGCAGCGCTTGCCAAGACTTTTCAACAGAACCCCTACCACCTTTTGCCAGAGCCCAGCCTCTTCAGCACCGTGCAGCTCTACCGGCAGAACAACAAACTGTATGGTTCTGTTTTCACTGGTGCAAGCAAGTTCCGTTGCAAAGACTGCAGCGGTGCCTATGACACACTGGTGGGTTTAACAGTCCACATGAATGAGACGGGCCACTATCGAGATGACAACAAGGACAAAGAGGAGGATCAGGGAAAGCGCTGGTCCAAACCACGTAAGCGCTCCCTGATGGAGATGGAGGGAAAAGAAGATGCTCAAAAGGTGCTGAAGTGCATGTACTGTGGCCACTCGTTTGAGTCTCTTCAAGATCTCAGTGTTCATATGATCAAGACCAAGCATTACCAGAAAGtgcctctcaaagaaccggtgCCATCCTTGGCCACAAAGCTGATGTCTTCTTCAGCTAAAAAACGAGCTCTCCATGATGCTATAGTGTCCCCATGCTCGCCAGACTCTATTCATGCTAGTAGTGTTGGTGGTGGTAGTGCATCTCTTGGGGATGTTGGCACAAAATCTGCAGGTAACCCCTACGTTACGCCAAACAACCGCTATGGCTACCAGAATGGTGCCAGCTACACATGGCAGTTTGAAGCTCGTAAAGCCCAGATCCTCAAATGCATGGAGTGCGGGAGCTCTCATGATACACTCCAACAGCTGACTGCCCACATGATGGTTACTGGTCACTTTTTGAAGGTTACAAACTCTGCATCCAAAAAGGGCAAACAGCTGGTTTTTGATCCGGTGGTGGAAGAGAAGATTCAGTCTATCCCACTGCCACCGACCACCACCAGACTCCCTGTTCCCAGTGGGGTAAAGTCCCAGCCAGTGTCCCCTGCCCTCTCTACATGctcagaggaaaagagagaaggaGGCGAGGATGAAAGGTCTGAAGGTGTGGAGCCAATGGAGAGAAAAATCAAGGAGGAGAGAGACGACTCGGTTGAGAAATCTAACAATGACGGCACATCTTACAAATACCTTAGAGAAGAAGATCTAGAGGAGGCGCCAAAAGGGGGTTTAGATATTCTTAAATCCCTTGAGAACACAGTATCGAGTGCCATCAGCAAGGCCCAGACAGGCACGCCCACATGGGGGGGCTACCCTAGCATTCATGCTGCATACCAGCTGCAAGGCATGAAGAACTCTTCTACCATTCTACCCCCAATGGTCCAGAGTATGCAGATGCAGCCAATGTTCGCAGGTGGGCTACGAGGCCTTGTGATTAACCCAAACTCAATCATCCACTCGCCTCGGAGCCCTTCCTCCCCTACCCCCCTCAGGAGCAATGTCAGTGCCATGGAGGAGCTtgtagaaaaagtgacagggaAAGCTTCCAATGTGAAGAAGGAAAAGGAAGAGAAGATGGTGAGCATTGAACGATGCCGGCCCCCATCGTTACTAAAATCCCCCTCTCCTGCACTGAGAGAGCAGAGAGAACAATTAACATCTCCAAATGACCTATCTGTAGGTAAACCATCGGGTATGAGAAGTAGCAGCCCAGGCAGTGTAGACTCAGAGCTCATCTGCAAGAAGGAGCCCAAAGAGAGCCTAGTCGACGGCCACAACAACCATTCGAAGAATGGCTCAGAGATGTGCCAATCCCCAGTAACTAATGGCAACTTTCTTGGCATCATCACCGATCACTCACTGGAAAGTCCCTTCATCAACCCTCTCAGTGCACTCCAGTCAATCATGAACACACACCTGGGTAAAGCCTCCAAACCAGTAAGCCCAGCTGGAGACCCACTATCTATGCTTTACAAAATCAGCAACTGCATGATGGATAAGCCAGCGTTCAAAACAACTCCTCAGGGCAAACCCACTGAGCCCATCAACCACTATCCGCTGTATGAGAGCAGTGACCAGCCCATTGACCTGAGTAGAAGTAAGGCCACCATTAACagcaacaataacaacaacaacaacagcagcagcggGCTCTTGACCAACAGTAGTGTAAATGGTAACAAACCCCTAATTTCCCTCCCTGACTcagtctcctctcctctgagagaGAATGCTCTGATGGACATTTCCGACATGGTAAAGAACCTCACAGGGAGACTGACACCCAAATCTTCAACCCCTTCCTCCATCTCAGAGAAGTCAGATGCAGACGGCAGTGCTTTTGAGGACGCCCTAGAGGACCTCTCCCCGGTGCAGAAGAGGAAAGGAAGGCAATCCAACTGGAATCCCCAGCACCTCCTCATCCTCCAGGCACAGTTTGTGTCCAGCCTAAGGGAGACCTCAGAGGGCCGCTTCGCCATGACTGACCTAGGCCCTCAGGAAAGGGTCCACATCTGTAAGTTCACAGGCCTCTCCATGACCACCATATCCCATTGGCTGGCTAACGTCAAGTACCAGCTGAGACGGACTGGGGGCACCAAGTTTCTCAAGAACATGGATTCATGCCAGCCTGTGTTCCTCTGTGGTGACTGTGCCTCCCAGTACAGGACTCCCTCCGCCTACATCGGCCACCTGGAGTCTCACCTGGGCTTCAGCTTGAAGGACCTGTCCAAACTGTCAACGGAGCACCTTCGGGAGCAGCAGGCTGCCTCAAAGGTGATCACAGACAAAATAACATTCGGCAGGCCCCTGTCAGCATTGACCACGGCAGAGGACGACACAAGCTCCGTGTATCAGTGCAGACTTTGCAATCGGACATTCGTCAGCAAACACGCAGTCAAACTGCATCTCAGCAAGACCCACGGCAAGTCTCCAGAGGACCACCTGGTGTTTGTCACTGCTTTGGAGAAACTGGAGAAGATGGAGAAGGTTTAA